A stretch of Paracoccus sp. MA DNA encodes these proteins:
- a CDS encoding HPr kinase/phosphorylase, producing MILHASCIAHRGRGLLILGPSGSGKSGLALEMMALGAALVADDRTVLRREGAAVIADAPDSIRGRIEARGVGILHAVPHGPVELALAVDLERPEPDRLPPDRRLDLMGRSLPLVLGAGRVHLASTLLQYLVAGRADTDLRER from the coding sequence ATGATCCTGCATGCATCCTGCATTGCCCATCGGGGCAGGGGGCTGCTGATCCTGGGGCCTTCGGGATCGGGGAAATCCGGCCTGGCGCTTGAAATGATGGCCCTGGGCGCGGCGCTGGTGGCGGACGACCGCACCGTGCTGCGCCGCGAGGGCGCCGCCGTCATTGCCGATGCGCCCGATTCGATTCGCGGCCGCATCGAGGCGCGCGGCGTCGGCATCCTGCATGCCGTGCCGCACGGGCCGGTCGAACTGGCGCTGGCGGTCGATCTGGAGCGCCCCGAGCCGGACCGCCTGCCGCCCGACCGCCGCCTTGACCTTATGGGCAGGTCCTTGCCCCTTGTCCTTGGCGCGGGCCGTGTTCATCTTGCGTCAACATTGTTGCAATATCTTGTGGCCGGACGGGCGGACACGGATTTGCGCGAGAGGTAG
- a CDS encoding PTS sugar transporter subunit IIA, with protein sequence MIGIVIVAHGGLAREYLSAVEHVVGPQTGIKAVTIEENHDRGEKQAEICAAADAVDAGDGVVVVTDLFGGSPSNLSLMACAMRNRSILYGANLPMLVKLAKSRKLPVADAVSLAKDAGRKYINSYDVLPADVLPIPNRAAS encoded by the coding sequence TTGATCGGAATTGTCATCGTGGCGCATGGTGGGCTGGCCAGGGAATATCTCTCGGCGGTCGAGCATGTCGTGGGGCCGCAGACCGGGATCAAGGCCGTGACGATCGAGGAAAACCATGATCGCGGCGAGAAGCAGGCCGAAATCTGCGCCGCCGCCGATGCGGTGGATGCGGGCGACGGCGTGGTGGTGGTGACGGATCTGTTCGGCGGCTCGCCCTCGAACCTGTCGCTGATGGCCTGTGCGATGCGGAATCGCTCGATTCTCTACGGGGCGAACCTGCCGATGCTGGTCAAGCTGGCCAAATCGCGCAAACTGCCGGTTGCGGATGCGGTATCGCTGGCCAAGGATGCGGGACGCAAGTACATCAACAGCTATGACGTCCTGCCTGCCGATGTGCTTCCCATCCCGAACCGTGCCGCTTCATGA
- a CDS encoding TetR/AcrR family transcriptional regulator, with product MARSSYHHGNLRQALVEATVRLIEENGPQAFTLAEAARLAGVSAAAPYRHFTGREDLLEEVARQGFEEFADRLETAFDEGRPRPLTAFLRMGQEYLSFAAERRGFYIAMFESGISIAGNAGLSQASERARGILVRGAEALFAQLPAGRRPPPGMVADHIWALSHGVVELFGRGKPGSRSPISPADMLESGALIYLRGLGVIPD from the coding sequence ATGGCCCGATCCTCCTATCACCATGGCAACCTGCGCCAGGCCCTTGTCGAGGCCACGGTGCGGCTGATCGAGGAGAACGGCCCGCAGGCCTTCACCCTGGCCGAGGCCGCGCGGCTGGCCGGGGTCAGCGCCGCCGCGCCCTATCGCCATTTCACCGGCCGCGAGGACCTGCTGGAAGAGGTCGCCCGGCAAGGGTTCGAGGAATTCGCCGACAGGCTGGAGACCGCCTTCGACGAGGGGCGCCCGCGGCCGCTGACCGCCTTCCTGCGCATGGGACAGGAATACCTGAGCTTCGCGGCCGAGCGGCGCGGCTTCTACATCGCCATGTTCGAATCCGGCATCTCGATCGCCGGCAATGCCGGGCTGTCGCAGGCCTCGGAACGGGCGCGCGGCATCCTGGTGCGCGGCGCCGAGGCGCTGTTCGCGCAGCTGCCCGCGGGGCGCCGCCCGCCGCCCGGCATGGTCGCGGACCACATCTGGGCGCTGAGCCACGGCGTGGTCGAGCTGTTCGGCCGCGGCAAGCCCGGATCGCGCTCGCCCATCTCGCCGGCCGACATGCTGGAAAGCGGCGCGCTGATCTATCTGCGCGGCCTGGGCGTGATCCCCGACTGA
- a CDS encoding HPr family phosphocarrier protein: MNDMTNGAVTRELAIINEKGLHARASAKFVETVERFDAQATVEKDGMSVSGDSIMGLLMLTAPRGSTIRVTTRGAQAAELADALSALVGDYFGEGM, from the coding sequence ATGAATGACATGACCAACGGGGCCGTCACCCGCGAATTGGCGATCATCAACGAAAAGGGCCTGCACGCGCGGGCCAGCGCGAAATTCGTCGAGACGGTCGAGCGTTTCGACGCCCAGGCCACCGTCGAGAAGGACGGGATGAGCGTCTCGGGCGATTCGATCATGGGCCTGCTGATGCTGACCGCGCCGCGCGGCAGCACCATCCGCGTCACCACGCGCGGCGCGCAGGCGGCCGAGCTGGCCGATGCGCTGAGCGCGCTGGTCGGGGACTATTTCGGCGAAGGCATGTAA
- a CDS encoding GNAT family N-acetyltransferase yields MIEKTTDLDTCRAIRREVFIVEQNVPEAEEWDGRDDAAIHLLARDDSGRAVGTARILVEGATGKIGRVAVLKPARGTGTGAALIRAALDELRALPGVTRAKLGAQTHAIGFYEKLGFAAYGPEYDDAGIPHRDMALEL; encoded by the coding sequence ATGATCGAGAAGACCACCGACCTCGACACCTGCCGCGCCATCCGCCGCGAGGTCTTCATCGTCGAGCAGAACGTCCCCGAGGCCGAGGAATGGGACGGCCGCGACGACGCGGCGATCCACCTGCTGGCGCGGGATGACAGCGGCCGGGCCGTCGGCACCGCCCGCATCCTGGTCGAGGGCGCGACCGGCAAGATCGGCCGCGTCGCGGTGCTGAAACCGGCGCGCGGCACCGGGACCGGCGCGGCGCTGATCCGCGCGGCGCTGGACGAGCTGCGCGCCCTGCCCGGCGTCACCCGCGCCAAGCTGGGCGCCCAGACCCATGCCATCGGCTTTTACGAGAAGCTGGGCTTTGCCGCTTACGGCCCCGAATACGACGACGCCGGCATCCCGCATCGCGACATGGCGCTGGAGCTTTGA
- a CDS encoding acyl-CoA dehydrogenase family protein produces MPPMPPMPADTPSALLALAAAALPELETLQSRATEALRALVAPSGKPQPALLEQHQHAAHALSWLATYVESIRQLTGWAARLAEAGSLGRTEALILQIGLGEYLTQIAGGIPMSQTEFARLADLGIDWQPGEAAAGLMRGNTAPARAELARLMQDNQGRATFGATGLDEDLEMIRDQFRRYAEERVIPNAHEWHLKDQLIPMEIIEELAELGVFGLTIPEEFGGLGLSKASMVVVTEELSRGYIGVGSLGTRSEIAAELILCGGTEEQKAKWLPGLASGQILSTAVFTEPNTGSDLGSLRTRAVRDGDDWVVTGNKTWITHAQRTHVMTLLARTDPETTDWRGLSMFLAEKTPGTDDDPFPTPGMTGGEIEVLGYRGMKEYELGFDGFRVKGENLLGGEPGRGFKQLMETFESARIQTAARAVGVAQSAAEIGMRYAIDRKQFGKSLIEFPRVADKLAMMAVEIMVARQLTYFSAWEKDHGRRCDLEAGMAKLLGARVAWAAADNALQIHGGNGFALEYAISRVLCDARILNIFEGAAEIQAQVIARRLLD; encoded by the coding sequence ATGCCCCCGATGCCCCCGATGCCAGCCGATACGCCCTCCGCCCTGCTGGCGCTTGCCGCCGCGGCCCTGCCGGAGCTTGAAACCCTGCAATCGCGCGCCACCGAGGCGCTGCGCGCGCTGGTCGCCCCCTCGGGCAAGCCGCAGCCGGCCTTGCTGGAACAGCATCAGCATGCCGCCCATGCGCTGTCCTGGCTTGCCACCTATGTCGAATCGATTCGCCAGCTGACCGGCTGGGCGGCGCGGCTGGCCGAGGCGGGCAGCCTGGGCCGGACCGAGGCGCTGATCCTGCAGATCGGCCTGGGCGAATACCTGACCCAGATCGCCGGCGGCATCCCGATGAGCCAGACGGAATTCGCCCGGCTTGCGGACCTCGGGATCGACTGGCAGCCGGGCGAGGCGGCGGCGGGGCTGATGCGCGGCAACACCGCGCCGGCACGGGCCGAGCTGGCGCGGCTGATGCAGGACAATCAGGGCCGCGCCACCTTCGGGGCCACCGGGCTGGACGAGGACCTGGAGATGATCCGCGACCAGTTCCGCCGCTATGCCGAGGAGCGGGTGATCCCCAACGCCCATGAATGGCACCTGAAGGACCAGCTGATCCCGATGGAGATCATCGAGGAACTGGCCGAGCTCGGCGTCTTCGGCCTGACCATCCCCGAGGAATTCGGGGGCTTGGGCCTCTCGAAAGCCTCGATGGTGGTGGTGACCGAGGAATTGTCGCGCGGCTATATCGGCGTGGGCAGCCTCGGCACCCGCAGCGAGATCGCGGCCGAGCTGATCCTCTGCGGCGGCACCGAGGAGCAGAAAGCGAAATGGCTGCCGGGCCTCGCCTCGGGTCAGATCCTGTCGACGGCGGTCTTTACCGAGCCGAACACCGGCAGCGACCTGGGCAGCCTGCGCACCCGCGCGGTCAGGGACGGCGACGACTGGGTGGTCACCGGCAACAAGACCTGGATCACCCATGCGCAGCGCACGCATGTCATGACGCTCCTGGCCCGCACCGACCCCGAGACCACCGACTGGCGCGGGTTGTCGATGTTCCTGGCCGAAAAGACACCGGGCACCGACGACGATCCCTTCCCGACCCCCGGCATGACCGGCGGCGAGATCGAGGTCCTGGGCTATCGCGGCATGAAGGAATACGAGCTCGGCTTCGACGGCTTCCGCGTCAAGGGCGAGAACCTGTTGGGCGGCGAGCCGGGGCGCGGCTTCAAGCAGCTGATGGAGACCTTCGAATCGGCGCGCATCCAGACCGCCGCCCGCGCCGTGGGCGTGGCGCAATCGGCGGCCGAGATCGGCATGCGCTATGCCATCGACCGCAAGCAGTTCGGCAAGTCGCTGATCGAATTCCCGCGCGTTGCCGACAAGCTCGCCATGATGGCGGTCGAGATCATGGTCGCCCGGCAGCTGACCTATTTCAGCGCCTGGGAAAAGGACCACGGCCGGCGCTGCGACCTGGAGGCCGGGATGGCCAAGCTTCTGGGCGCCCGCGTCGCATGGGCGGCGGCGGACAATGCCTTGCAGATCCACGGCGGCAACGGTTTCGCGCTGGAATATGCCATCAGCCGCGTGCTGTGCGATGCGCGCATCCTCAACATTTTCGAGGGCGCGGCCGAGATCCAGGCCCAGGTGATCGCGCGCAGGCTGCTGGACTGA
- a CDS encoding sulfite exporter TauE/SafE family protein, with product MAQQPAAMFGLDPFHFWTAIAITLFSGFVKGAIGFAMPMIMLAALGSFLTAQQAVAAVILPVLVTNIRQALRGGWRPAWQASWAYRWHIGMVVLFIPVSAFFAPRVPQWLMYAIIGLPISGFALWQILGRSLVLPVHHRRRMEIATGVVGGLIGGISGIWGPPLLVLLLSLHAPKQEQMRVQGVVFFLGAAVLTVSHLQSGLLNAQTLPFSAILVVPALVGMGLGYLAHDRLDAARFRRWTLILLALTGANLLRRALELAGPAV from the coding sequence GTGGCGCAGCAACCTGCGGCCATGTTCGGCCTCGACCCCTTCCATTTCTGGACCGCCATCGCGATCACGCTGTTTTCCGGCTTCGTGAAGGGCGCCATCGGCTTTGCCATGCCGATGATCATGCTGGCGGCGCTGGGGTCCTTCCTGACCGCGCAGCAGGCGGTGGCGGCGGTGATCCTGCCGGTGCTGGTCACCAATATCCGCCAGGCGCTGCGCGGCGGCTGGCGGCCGGCCTGGCAGGCAAGCTGGGCCTATCGCTGGCATATCGGCATGGTGGTGCTGTTCATCCCGGTCAGCGCCTTCTTTGCCCCGCGGGTGCCGCAATGGCTGATGTATGCCATCATCGGCCTGCCGATCTCGGGTTTCGCACTGTGGCAGATCCTGGGCCGCAGCCTGGTCCTGCCGGTGCATCACCGCCGGCGCATGGAGATCGCGACCGGGGTCGTCGGCGGGCTGATCGGCGGCATCTCGGGCATCTGGGGGCCGCCGCTGCTGGTGCTGCTGCTGTCGCTGCATGCGCCCAAGCAGGAACAGATGCGGGTGCAGGGGGTGGTGTTCTTCCTGGGCGCGGCGGTGCTGACCGTCTCGCATCTGCAATCGGGGCTGCTGAACGCCCAGACCCTGCCGTTTTCGGCGATCCTCGTCGTCCCGGCGCTGGTCGGCATGGGGCTGGGCTATCTGGCGCATGACCGGCTGGACGCGGCGCGGTTCCGGCGCTGGACGCTGATCCTGCTGGCGCTGACCGGCGCCAACCTGCTGCGCCGCGCGCTGGAGCTTGCGGGTCCGGCGGTGTAA
- a CDS encoding DUF2852 domain-containing protein: MNTDIAPRPSAFDRIGAALAGIRDWLDERGKGAWIAAMILTFIACWPLGLAILGYMIWSKRMFSCRHRHHHHGRHYRHGFGAPTGNSAFDAYREETLKRLEDEHREFLDFLQKLREAKDKAEFDQFMQGRSQPQPPAPQA, encoded by the coding sequence ATGAACACTGACATCGCCCCGCGCCCCTCCGCCTTCGACCGGATCGGCGCAGCACTGGCCGGCATCCGGGACTGGCTGGACGAACGCGGGAAGGGCGCCTGGATCGCCGCCATGATCCTGACCTTCATCGCCTGCTGGCCCTTGGGCCTTGCCATCCTGGGTTACATGATCTGGAGCAAACGCATGTTTTCCTGTCGCCACCGCCATCATCACCACGGCCGCCATTATCGCCACGGTTTCGGCGCGCCGACCGGCAACAGCGCCTTTGACGCCTATCGCGAGGAAACGCTGAAGCGGCTGGAGGACGAGCATCGCGAATTCCTCGACTTCCTGCAGAAGCTGCGCGAAGCCAAGGACAAGGCCGAGTTCGACCAGTTCATGCAGGGCCGCAGCCAGCCGCAGCCCCCCGCGCCGCAGGCGTGA
- a CDS encoding phosphoenolpyruvate carboxykinase: protein MSEPRVNPNCRLEDQGITGLGNVHYNLLEPALIEAAIQRGEGKLGLGGTFLVSTGAHTGRSPKDKHVVRTPAVEDSIWWENNRPMEPEAFDRLHADMLEHMKGKDYFVQDLYGGADPALRLDVRVVTELAWHGLFIRNLLRRPEAAELASFAPEFTIINCPSFKADPARHGCRSETVIALNFDKKLILIGNTAYAGENKKSVFTLLNYILPEKGVMPMHCSANHALGNPDDSAIFFGLSGTGKTTLSADPSRTLVGDDEHGWSDTGIFNFEGGCYAKTINLSAEAEPEIHATCYKFGTVIENMVYDPDTLELDFEDNSLTDNMRCAYPLEQISNASPTSLGGQPKNVIMLTCDAYGVLPPIARLTPAQAMYHFLSGFTSKTPGTEVGVTEPTPTFSTCFGAPFMPRRPEVYGKLLQEKIAKTGAACWLVNTGWTGGAFGTGKRMPIKATRALLTAALDGSLNNAQFRKDPNFGFEVPVSVPGVEDRLLDPRQTWADGAAYDAQARKLVGMFSDNFAQYADKIDDDVRAAAIG, encoded by the coding sequence ATGAGCGAACCGCGCGTCAATCCGAATTGCCGTCTCGAAGACCAGGGGATCACGGGGCTCGGCAATGTCCACTACAACCTGCTCGAACCGGCGCTGATCGAGGCGGCCATCCAGCGCGGCGAAGGCAAGCTGGGCCTTGGCGGCACCTTCCTGGTCTCGACCGGGGCCCATACCGGCCGCTCGCCCAAGGACAAACATGTCGTGCGCACCCCCGCGGTGGAAGACAGCATCTGGTGGGAAAACAACCGCCCGATGGAGCCCGAGGCCTTCGACCGGCTGCATGCCGACATGCTGGAACACATGAAGGGCAAGGACTATTTCGTTCAGGACCTCTACGGCGGCGCGGATCCTGCCCTGCGCCTCGACGTCCGGGTCGTGACCGAACTGGCCTGGCACGGGCTGTTCATCCGCAACCTGCTGCGCCGTCCCGAAGCGGCCGAGCTGGCCAGCTTCGCGCCGGAATTCACCATCATCAACTGCCCCTCGTTCAAGGCCGATCCGGCCCGCCACGGCTGCCGCTCGGAAACCGTGATCGCGCTGAATTTCGACAAGAAGCTGATCCTGATCGGCAATACCGCCTATGCCGGCGAGAACAAGAAATCGGTCTTCACGCTCTTGAACTACATCCTGCCGGAAAAGGGCGTGATGCCGATGCATTGCTCGGCCAACCACGCGCTCGGCAACCCGGACGACAGCGCCATCTTCTTCGGCCTCTCCGGCACCGGCAAGACCACGCTTTCGGCCGATCCCTCGCGCACGCTGGTCGGCGATGACGAGCATGGCTGGTCCGACACCGGCATCTTCAACTTCGAGGGCGGCTGCTACGCCAAGACCATCAACCTCTCGGCCGAGGCCGAGCCGGAGATCCACGCCACCTGCTACAAGTTCGGCACGGTGATCGAGAACATGGTCTACGACCCCGACACGCTGGAACTGGACTTCGAGGACAACTCGCTGACCGACAACATGCGCTGCGCCTATCCGCTGGAGCAGATCTCGAACGCCTCGCCGACCTCGCTGGGCGGCCAGCCGAAGAACGTGATCATGCTGACCTGCGACGCCTATGGCGTTCTGCCGCCGATCGCGCGGCTGACCCCGGCGCAGGCGATGTATCACTTCCTGTCGGGCTTCACCTCGAAGACGCCCGGCACCGAGGTCGGCGTGACCGAGCCGACGCCGACCTTCTCGACCTGCTTCGGCGCCCCCTTCATGCCGCGCCGCCCGGAAGTCTATGGCAAGCTGCTGCAGGAAAAGATCGCCAAGACCGGCGCGGCCTGCTGGCTGGTCAATACCGGCTGGACCGGCGGCGCCTTCGGCACCGGCAAGCGCATGCCGATCAAGGCCACCCGCGCCCTGCTGACCGCGGCGCTGGACGGCTCGCTGAACAACGCCCAGTTCCGCAAGGATCCGAATTTCGGCTTCGAGGTCCCGGTCTCGGTGCCCGGCGTCGAGGACCGGCTGCTCGACCCGCGCCAGACCTGGGCGGATGGTGCCGCCTATGACGCCCAGGCCCGCAAGCTGGTCGGCATGTTCAGCGACAATTTCGCGCAATATGCCGACAAGATCGACGACGACGTCCGCGCCGCCGCCATCGGCTGA
- the dapE gene encoding succinyl-diaminopimelate desuccinylase encodes MTLIPDPAQLTARLIRCASVTPDEGGALSLLMTVLGAAGFECHRVDREGVPNLFARWGARGARSFGFNGHTDVVPPGDPASWTHPPFSGHEQDGWIWGRGATDMKSGVAAFAAAAIGFVTETPPPDGAVILAITGDEEGPGKHGTRALLDWMAARGERMDVCIVGEPSNPDRMGEMIKIGRRGSMTLQIEAHGIQGHAAYPHRARNPLHALVRLLNELTETPLDEGTEHFDPSGLQVTTVDCGNPASNVIPERARAVINIRFNDAHSSESLDRMIRARAAAISAETRVDFAISTDVSGESFLTRPGPFVDLVAEVVQEETGLIPVLSTSGGTSDARFVKDHCPVLEFGLVGHFMHQVDERVPADQVRQLARIYRRILERYFA; translated from the coding sequence ATGACCCTGATCCCCGACCCCGCCCAACTGACCGCAAGGCTGATCCGCTGCGCCTCGGTCACGCCCGACGAGGGCGGCGCTTTGAGCCTGCTGATGACCGTGCTGGGCGCGGCGGGTTTCGAATGTCACCGCGTGGACCGCGAGGGGGTGCCGAACCTGTTCGCGCGCTGGGGGGCAAGGGGCGCGCGCAGCTTCGGCTTCAACGGCCATACCGACGTGGTGCCGCCCGGCGATCCGGCCAGCTGGACGCATCCGCCCTTTTCCGGGCACGAGCAGGACGGCTGGATCTGGGGCCGGGGCGCCACCGACATGAAATCCGGCGTCGCCGCCTTCGCCGCCGCCGCCATCGGTTTCGTGACCGAGACGCCGCCGCCGGACGGCGCGGTGATCCTGGCCATCACCGGCGACGAGGAGGGCCCCGGCAAGCACGGCACCCGCGCGCTGCTCGACTGGATGGCGGCGCGGGGCGAGCGGATGGATGTCTGCATCGTCGGCGAGCCCTCGAATCCCGACCGCATGGGCGAGATGATCAAGATCGGCCGGCGCGGCTCGATGACCCTGCAGATCGAGGCGCATGGCATCCAGGGCCACGCCGCCTATCCGCATCGCGCCCGCAACCCGCTGCACGCGCTGGTGCGGCTGCTGAACGAGCTGACCGAGACGCCGCTGGACGAGGGGACCGAGCATTTCGACCCTTCGGGCCTGCAGGTGACGACGGTGGATTGCGGCAACCCGGCCTCGAACGTGATCCCGGAACGGGCGCGGGCGGTGATCAACATCCGCTTCAACGACGCCCATAGCTCGGAGAGCCTCGACCGGATGATCCGCGCCCGCGCGGCGGCGATCTCGGCCGAGACCAGGGTGGATTTCGCCATCTCGACCGATGTGTCGGGCGAAAGCTTCCTGACCCGGCCCGGCCCCTTCGTCGATCTGGTCGCCGAGGTGGTGCAGGAGGAGACCGGGCTGATCCCCGTGCTCTCGACCTCGGGCGGCACCTCGGATGCGCGTTTCGTCAAGGATCATTGCCCGGTGCTTGAATTCGGGCTGGTCGGGCATTTCATGCATCAGGTGGACGAGCGCGTGCCGGCCGATCAGGTCCGCCAGCTTGCCCGGATCTATCGCCGCATCCTGGAGCGTTATTTCGCATGA
- the rapZ gene encoding RNase adapter RapZ: MPEARSPLGSQDEQAQRLVLITGPSGAGRSTAINVLEDLGYEAIDNLPLSLVPRLLDGPARPVPLALGLDVRNRDFSVANLTELIDKLTRLPEYAPEVLFLDCTTEQLLRRFNETRRRHPLRAEGSPLDAIRAERDMLAPIRARADVLVDTSDLSPHDLKAELARWFETEPGRRLTVSVQSYSYKRGVPRGVDMMFDCRFLANPHWRAELRPLDGRDPPVQQYVMADSRFDEFFRKVLDLVLFALPAHLEEGKAHLAIGFGCTGGRHRSVTMAEKMADALAKAGWQVSIRHRELERREKAPAPGDEGPVRASRTALAQG, translated from the coding sequence ATGCCGGAGGCGAGAAGCCCCTTGGGCAGTCAGGACGAGCAGGCCCAGCGGCTGGTGCTGATCACCGGGCCGTCCGGGGCTGGGCGCTCGACGGCCATCAACGTGCTTGAGGATCTGGGCTACGAGGCCATCGACAACCTGCCGCTGTCGCTGGTGCCGCGGCTGCTGGACGGGCCGGCCCGGCCGGTGCCGCTGGCGCTGGGTCTGGATGTCCGCAACCGCGACTTTTCCGTCGCCAACCTGACCGAGCTGATCGACAAGCTGACCCGGCTGCCCGAATACGCGCCCGAGGTGCTGTTCCTGGACTGCACGACCGAACAGCTTCTGCGACGGTTCAATGAAACCCGCCGTCGCCATCCGCTGCGGGCCGAGGGCTCGCCGCTGGACGCCATCCGGGCCGAGCGCGACATGCTCGCCCCCATCCGGGCCCGGGCCGACGTGCTGGTCGACACCTCGGACCTGTCGCCGCATGACCTGAAGGCGGAACTGGCCCGCTGGTTCGAGACCGAGCCGGGGCGGCGGCTGACCGTCTCGGTCCAGTCCTATTCCTACAAGCGCGGGGTGCCGCGCGGCGTGGACATGATGTTCGACTGCCGATTCCTCGCCAACCCCCATTGGCGGGCGGAACTGCGGCCGCTGGACGGCCGCGACCCGCCGGTTCAGCAATATGTGATGGCCGATTCGCGGTTCGACGAGTTCTTCCGCAAGGTGCTGGATCTTGTGCTTTTCGCCCTGCCTGCCCATCTGGAAGAGGGAAAGGCCCACCTGGCGATCGGCTTCGGCTGCACCGGGGGGCGACACCGTTCTGTCACAATGGCGGAAAAAATGGCAGATGCGCTTGCGAAAGCAGGCTGGCAAGTGTCAATTAGACATCGGGAACTTGAACGCCGTGAAAAGGCGCCGGCACCTGGGGATGAGGGTCCTGTTCGGGCCTCTCGCACAGCTTTGGCGCAAGGGTGA
- a CDS encoding glutamate--cysteine ligase, whose translation MSIPQQGGGPIERPEQLAEYLAAGEKPRDAWRIGTEHEKFGYRHADLMPLPYEAAPGQPSVKAMLEGLQSRFGWTPVLEAGNIIGLERDGANVSLEPGGQLELSGAPLETIHQTCDEVNSHLAEVKTVADELGAGFIGLGAAPIWTQEQMPMMPKGRYRLMTDYMGRVGTLGTQMMYRTCTVQVNLDFASEADMVQKLRVALALQPVANALFANSPFLDGQPNGWKSWRAHIWQNLDAARTGMLPFAFEDGFGYERWVDYVLDVPMYFVYRDGKYIDALGQSFRDFLQGKLPALPGEIPTLSDWADHLTTVFPEARVKKFIEMRGADGGPWRRLCALPALWVGLVYDQSALDAAWDLVKGWDAETREAWRRGAGLKALDAEVNGVKMRDLAREVLAISEAGLKARARTGSGGLVPDETHFLNALRESVETGKVPADELLEKYHGEWAGDLSRIYAEYSY comes from the coding sequence ATGTCCATTCCCCAACAGGGCGGCGGCCCGATCGAGCGTCCCGAACAACTGGCCGAGTATCTCGCCGCGGGCGAAAAACCGCGCGACGCCTGGCGCATCGGCACCGAGCACGAGAAATTCGGCTATCGCCATGCCGACCTGATGCCCCTGCCCTATGAGGCCGCGCCCGGCCAGCCCTCGGTCAAGGCCATGCTGGAGGGGTTGCAGAGCCGCTTCGGCTGGACCCCGGTGCTGGAGGCCGGCAACATCATCGGGCTGGAGCGGGACGGCGCCAATGTCAGCCTGGAGCCGGGCGGGCAGCTGGAACTCTCGGGCGCGCCGCTGGAGACCATCCACCAGACCTGCGACGAGGTGAACAGCCACCTGGCCGAGGTCAAGACCGTCGCCGACGAGCTGGGCGCGGGCTTCATCGGCCTGGGCGCCGCGCCGATCTGGACGCAGGAGCAGATGCCGATGATGCCCAAGGGGCGCTACCGGCTGATGACCGATTACATGGGCCGGGTCGGCACGCTGGGCACGCAGATGATGTATCGCACCTGCACCGTGCAGGTGAACCTCGACTTCGCCAGCGAAGCCGACATGGTGCAGAAGCTGCGCGTGGCCCTGGCCCTGCAGCCGGTGGCGAATGCGCTTTTCGCCAATTCGCCCTTCCTCGACGGCCAGCCGAACGGCTGGAAAAGCTGGCGCGCGCATATCTGGCAGAATCTCGACGCGGCGCGCACCGGCATGCTGCCCTTCGCCTTCGAGGACGGGTTCGGCTATGAGCGTTGGGTCGATTACGTGCTCGATGTGCCGATGTATTTCGTCTATCGCGACGGCAAATACATCGACGCGCTGGGGCAGAGCTTCCGCGATTTCCTGCAGGGCAAGCTGCCGGCGCTGCCGGGCGAGATCCCGACGCTGTCGGACTGGGCCGACCACCTGACCACGGTCTTCCCCGAGGCGCGGGTCAAGAAATTCATCGAGATGCGCGGCGCCGACGGCGGCCCCTGGCGGCGGCTTTGCGCCCTGCCGGCGCTCTGGGTGGGGCTGGTCTATGACCAGTCGGCGCTGGACGCGGCCTGGGACCTGGTCAAGGGCTGGGATGCCGAGACGCGCGAGGCCTGGCGGCGCGGCGCCGGGCTCAAGGCGCTGGATGCCGAGGTGAACGGCGTGAAGATGCGCGACCTAGCGCGCGAGGTGCTGGCGATCTCGGAAGCCGGGCTGAAGGCGCGGGCCCGCACCGGCTCGGGCGGACTGGTCCCGGACGAGACGCATTTCCTGAACGCGCTCAGGGAAAGCGTCGAGACGGGCAAGGTGCCCGCCGACGAGTTGCTGGAGAAATATCACGGCGAATGGGCGGGCGATCTCAGCCGCATCTACGCCGAGTATTCCTATTGA